The Saccharomonospora glauca K62 genome has a segment encoding these proteins:
- the hpf gene encoding ribosome hibernation-promoting factor, HPF/YfiA family gives MDIVVKGLNVEVPEHYREHVANKMARLERYDRKVIRYDVELFHEPNRRQAKNCQRVEITGKGKGPIVRAEARAGDFYAALDSAINKLESRLRRLHDRRCDHYGRRAPRSLAEATAAGPVDTGTSRGRSATAVLEAPAETAVDEDTATDELEVPGPRWDDGVAPSQPGRIVREKQHSAEPMTVDDALYQMELVGHDFYLFNDSETGKPSVVYRRKGFDYGLIRLG, from the coding sequence ATGGACATCGTCGTCAAGGGTCTTAACGTGGAGGTTCCCGAGCACTATCGGGAGCACGTCGCGAACAAGATGGCACGACTGGAACGCTACGACAGGAAGGTCATCCGTTACGACGTCGAACTCTTCCACGAACCCAACCGCAGGCAGGCCAAGAACTGTCAGCGTGTCGAGATCACCGGTAAGGGCAAGGGCCCGATCGTCCGCGCCGAGGCGCGGGCGGGCGACTTCTACGCGGCGCTCGACTCTGCGATTAACAAGCTCGAGAGCCGACTTCGCCGCCTGCACGACCGGCGTTGCGACCATTACGGACGGCGTGCGCCCCGGTCCCTCGCCGAGGCCACGGCGGCGGGGCCGGTGGACACCGGAACGAGCCGCGGCCGCTCGGCGACCGCTGTGCTCGAGGCGCCTGCCGAGACCGCGGTCGACGAGGACACGGCGACCGACGAACTGGAAGTACCGGGTCCGCGATGGGACGACGGGGTGGCTCCCAGTCAGCCCGGCCGGATCGTTCGGGAGAAGCAACACTCGGCCGAACCGATGACAGTCGACGATGCCCTTTACCAGATGGAGCTCGTCGGGCACGACTTCTACCTCTTCAATGACTCGGAGACCGGAAAACCGAGCGTCGTGTACCGCCGGAAGGGGTTTGATTACGGGTTGATACGACTAGGCTGA
- a CDS encoding LpqB family beta-propeller domain-containing protein, which yields MRRHRRVSGAALALVLCVLTVTGCAAIPMESQPKAIPQSHVGQPTQEIPEPELGLDPLTVVRKFVRYSVQPANDHAASRAYLSDKTREAWKPDSSLRVIKDEFNTVYAPESEQPDDPNERVVALRAVQIGRLAPDHSFIPGVSDYRKPVRVRKQADGEWRIVDPPDSIVITENDFNRAYFQVPVYFFAPDSTALVSDLRYAVARPQSGLPARVVDLLLSGPSEGLAGAVRNPLGDASLDSNVTNGDDGSLIVPLTGLSDETVQERELMAAQIVRSLQHVTTNRVKLLSDGTPLVPGRVEWQPSDLPAYDTLSSPSAELPGLMTVGGRVRSLGSGAPIDGLAGSGSLNVVSAAQAINGHQLAVVEAVDGQMRLRVGDYGTPGQVVELSAAQMTRPTWKPPVSKDDKSTEVWTVVDGRQVTRVQQDADGQWVTVPVNASELADAGEITALRLSRDGTRAALVAGGKLVVASVVRTASGATLRAPRVLQEDRLYSVVDVDWIDHDTLVAVTSSEWVPVARVSVDGFQFDQYNTSNLTPPMRAVTAAPGRPIVVADNSGLWTAAEIGAVWVPHGHSTADAQPFYPG from the coding sequence GTGAGAAGGCATCGACGCGTGTCGGGCGCGGCGCTCGCCTTGGTCCTTTGTGTTCTCACCGTGACGGGGTGTGCCGCGATTCCCATGGAGTCGCAGCCCAAGGCCATTCCACAGAGCCACGTGGGTCAGCCGACGCAGGAGATCCCCGAGCCCGAGCTCGGTCTCGACCCGCTCACGGTCGTCAGGAAGTTCGTGCGTTACAGCGTGCAACCGGCCAACGACCACGCCGCCTCCCGCGCCTACCTCAGCGACAAGACGCGTGAGGCGTGGAAGCCGGACTCGAGCCTTCGAGTGATCAAGGACGAGTTCAACACCGTCTACGCGCCGGAGAGCGAGCAACCCGACGACCCCAACGAACGTGTGGTGGCGTTGCGGGCGGTGCAGATCGGAAGGCTGGCTCCCGACCACTCGTTCATCCCGGGGGTGAGCGACTACCGGAAGCCGGTGCGGGTGCGAAAGCAGGCCGACGGGGAGTGGCGCATCGTCGACCCGCCCGACAGCATCGTGATCACGGAGAACGACTTCAACAGGGCCTACTTCCAGGTCCCGGTGTACTTCTTCGCCCCCGACTCGACGGCGCTCGTCTCCGACCTGCGGTATGCGGTCGCGCGCCCGCAGTCGGGCCTACCGGCCCGTGTCGTCGACCTGTTGCTCTCGGGGCCGTCCGAGGGTCTGGCCGGTGCCGTGCGCAATCCACTCGGCGACGCGTCGCTCGACAGCAACGTCACCAACGGTGACGACGGCTCACTCATCGTGCCGTTGACCGGGCTCAGTGACGAGACCGTCCAGGAACGCGAGCTGATGGCGGCGCAGATCGTCCGTTCGTTGCAACACGTGACGACGAACCGCGTGAAATTGCTGTCCGACGGCACCCCCTTGGTGCCGGGGCGGGTCGAGTGGCAACCCAGTGACCTTCCCGCGTACGACACGCTGTCGTCTCCCAGCGCCGAACTGCCGGGGCTGATGACCGTGGGCGGGCGGGTGCGCTCGCTCGGGTCCGGCGCCCCCATCGACGGGCTCGCGGGGTCGGGGTCGCTCAACGTCGTGAGCGCCGCGCAGGCGATCAACGGTCATCAGTTGGCGGTCGTCGAGGCGGTCGACGGCCAGATGCGTCTCCGGGTCGGCGACTATGGCACTCCGGGCCAGGTGGTGGAGCTGTCCGCGGCGCAAATGACCCGGCCCACGTGGAAACCGCCGGTCAGCAAGGACGACAAGTCCACCGAGGTGTGGACGGTCGTCGACGGCAGACAGGTGACACGGGTGCAGCAGGACGCGGACGGACAGTGGGTGACGGTGCCGGTCAACGCGTCCGAACTCGCCGACGCCGGGGAGATCACCGCGCTGCGGCTGTCCCGCGACGGCACCAGGGCGGCCCTCGTCGCCGGCGGCAAACTGGTGGTCGCCTCGGTGGTGCGCACGGCCTCCGGCGCGACGCTGCGCGCGCCGCGGGTGCTGCAGGAGGACCGGCTGTACTCGGTCGTCGACGTCGATTGGATCGATCACGACACGCTCGTGGCGGTCACATCGTCGGAATGGGTGCCCGTCGCGCGGGTCTCGGTGGACGGCTTCCAGTTCGACCAGTACAACACCTCCAACCTGACGCCGCCGATGCGAGCCGTCACCGCGGCTCCGGGGCGTCCCATCGTGGTGGCCGACAACAGCGGGCTCTGGACGGCGGCCGAGATCGGAGCCGTGTGGGTGCCGCACGGTCACTCCACCGCCGACGCCCAGCCGTTCTACCCCGGCTGA
- a CDS encoding HAD-IA family hydrolase — protein sequence MLRGLVLDYAGVLTDVGGERLLAAVRTARVSGVRTALLSNAAGGPEARRGLTAWFDTLVFSGEVGVAKPDAAVYRLTADRLGVEVGDCVFVDDSSRNVAGAVAAGMVGIRHVSVEDTLMELAALFPVLDSGSA from the coding sequence ATGCTACGAGGGTTGGTGTTGGACTACGCGGGTGTGCTCACCGACGTCGGTGGGGAGCGATTGCTGGCCGCGGTGCGGACGGCGCGGGTGAGTGGGGTCCGGACGGCATTGTTGTCGAACGCGGCAGGTGGTCCCGAGGCCCGGCGCGGCCTCACCGCATGGTTCGACACCCTGGTGTTCTCGGGCGAGGTGGGGGTGGCGAAACCGGATGCCGCCGTGTATCGCCTGACGGCCGACAGACTCGGTGTCGAGGTGGGGGATTGTGTGTTCGTCGACGATTCGTCAAGGAACGTGGCGGGTGCGGTGGCGGCGGGCATGGTCGGTATCCGGCATGTGAGCGTCGAGGACACGCTGATGGAGCTGGCTGCGTTGTTTCCCGTTCTGGATTCGGGAAGTGCCTGA
- a CDS encoding Rv3235 family protein, producing the protein MHAFQSASGLLPLNPYEPTEFEAHSQGEVAEGQLSLDDLLAELHAENVTRHEYTLPAPGRRMLHRVLTALLEVQAGRRAASQLDDWLSPVLQRRFRATPRRADTRYVLRNIHVCRPADDAVEVCGTAHLPHRAYALVARFEHDGNRWRCTLFTVLGRRP; encoded by the coding sequence ATGCACGCGTTTCAGTCGGCAAGCGGGTTACTGCCACTCAACCCGTACGAACCGACCGAATTCGAGGCGCATTCTCAGGGGGAGGTCGCCGAGGGACAACTGTCACTCGACGACCTGTTGGCCGAGCTCCACGCAGAAAACGTCACACGTCACGAATACACGCTGCCCGCACCCGGCAGGCGAATGCTGCATCGAGTGCTCACCGCGCTCCTCGAGGTGCAGGCGGGAAGGAGAGCCGCCAGTCAGCTCGACGACTGGCTGTCACCCGTACTGCAACGACGTTTCCGAGCCACGCCACGGCGGGCCGACACACGTTACGTTCTGAGGAACATCCACGTGTGCCGCCCCGCCGATGACGCAGTGGAGGTGTGCGGCACCGCTCACCTGCCCCATCGTGCCTACGCGCTCGTGGCACGATTCGAGCACGACGGAAACCGGTGGCGCTGCACCCTGTTCACCGTGCTCGGGCGACGGCCTTAA
- the secA gene encoding preprotein translocase subunit SecA — MLLNRLLRAGEGKMVKRLRRIADHINTLEDDVKVLSDAELQAKTDEFRKRHADGESLDDLLPEAFAVVREAARRVLGQRHYDVQLMGGAALHLGQVAEMKTGEGKTLTSLLPVYLNALPGKGVHVVTTNDYLAQRDSEWMGRVHRFLGLEIGVIRSDMSPAERKAAYAADVTYGTNNEFGFDYLRDNMAWSLDDCVQRGHNYAIVDEVDSILIDEARTPLIISGPADQSSRWYVEFARMAPLMKRDVHYEVDERKRAIGVTEAGVEFVEDQLGIDNLYEAANTPLVGFLNNALKAKELYRKDKEYIVRNGEVLIVDEFTGRILAGRRFNEGMHQAIEAKEGVEIKAENQTLATITLQNYFRLYDKLAGMTGTAETEAAEFHQTYKLGVVPIPTNRPMIRVDQPDLIYKTEEAKFEAVADDIAERHEKGQPVLVGTTSVEKSEYLSKLLLKRGVPHEVLNAKQHHREALIVAKAGRKGAVTVATNMAGRGTDIVLGGNPDIIADEVLRERGLDPVENSEEYEAAWPKVLEEVTAECKAEAEEVLKAGGLYVLGTERHESRRIDNQLRGRAGRQGDPGESRFYLSLGDELMRRFNAAMVERVMTTMRLPDDVPIEHKIVSRAIKSAQTQVEQQNMEIRKNVLKYDEVMNQQRKVIYAERRRVLEGENLREQIQHMITDVITAYVNGATAEGYAEDWDHAKLWTALKTLYPVSVTWEEIIEENEDVDAERLREILVEDALKAYAKREADIDAMVGEGAMRELERRVVLSVLDRKWREHLYEMDYLKEGIGLRAMAQRNPLVEYQREGFDMFNAMLDSLKEEAVGLVFNVQVQQPEQQQPQQAEQQPSAAPAKPAGNGKAAAAKATGNGKPAAAAKSSSSPRHARPVPPQPVIGGKQVPAALQGKGLGGQTPQGLTFSGPSEGGGVQSRGDGSTNRAKGGPAAGGTRRERRAAAREQAKKNKRRAGR, encoded by the coding sequence ATGCTTCTGAACCGCCTGCTCCGCGCGGGCGAGGGCAAGATGGTGAAGCGGCTCCGCCGCATCGCCGATCACATCAACACCCTCGAAGACGACGTCAAGGTCCTTTCGGACGCCGAGCTGCAGGCGAAGACCGACGAGTTCCGTAAGCGACACGCCGACGGGGAATCGCTCGACGACCTCCTGCCCGAGGCCTTCGCCGTCGTGCGGGAGGCCGCGAGGCGGGTTCTGGGGCAGCGGCACTACGACGTCCAGCTCATGGGTGGCGCGGCGCTGCATCTGGGGCAGGTCGCCGAGATGAAGACCGGTGAGGGCAAGACGCTCACCAGCCTCCTGCCGGTGTATCTGAACGCGCTGCCCGGCAAGGGCGTGCACGTCGTCACCACCAACGACTACCTCGCACAGCGTGACTCCGAGTGGATGGGACGTGTCCACCGGTTCCTCGGCCTGGAGATCGGTGTCATCCGCTCCGACATGTCGCCCGCCGAGCGCAAGGCCGCGTACGCCGCCGACGTCACCTACGGGACGAACAACGAGTTCGGCTTCGACTACCTGCGCGACAACATGGCGTGGAGCCTCGACGACTGCGTGCAGCGCGGGCACAACTACGCCATCGTCGACGAGGTCGACTCCATTCTCATTGACGAGGCCCGGACCCCGCTGATCATCTCCGGTCCCGCCGACCAGTCCTCCCGCTGGTACGTCGAGTTCGCGCGCATGGCGCCGCTGATGAAGCGGGACGTCCACTACGAGGTGGACGAACGCAAGCGCGCCATCGGTGTCACCGAGGCGGGTGTCGAGTTCGTCGAGGACCAGCTCGGCATCGACAACCTCTACGAGGCCGCGAACACGCCGCTGGTCGGATTCCTCAACAACGCCCTCAAGGCCAAGGAGCTCTACCGCAAGGACAAGGAGTACATCGTCCGCAACGGCGAGGTGCTCATCGTCGACGAGTTCACGGGCCGCATCCTCGCGGGTCGCCGGTTCAACGAGGGTATGCACCAGGCGATCGAGGCCAAAGAAGGCGTCGAGATCAAGGCCGAGAACCAGACGCTGGCCACGATCACGCTGCAGAACTACTTCCGGCTCTACGACAAGCTCGCGGGCATGACCGGTACCGCCGAGACCGAGGCCGCGGAGTTCCACCAGACCTACAAGCTCGGCGTGGTGCCCATCCCGACGAACCGGCCGATGATCCGGGTCGACCAACCCGACCTGATCTACAAGACCGAGGAGGCGAAGTTCGAGGCGGTCGCCGACGACATCGCCGAGCGGCACGAGAAAGGACAGCCCGTCCTCGTCGGCACCACGAGCGTCGAGAAGTCGGAGTATCTGTCGAAACTGCTGCTCAAGCGCGGCGTTCCCCACGAGGTGCTCAACGCCAAGCAGCACCACCGGGAGGCGCTGATCGTCGCGAAGGCGGGGCGCAAGGGCGCCGTCACGGTCGCGACGAACATGGCCGGTCGAGGCACCGACATCGTGCTGGGCGGCAACCCGGACATCATCGCCGACGAGGTGCTGCGGGAACGCGGCCTCGACCCGGTGGAGAACTCCGAGGAGTACGAGGCCGCGTGGCCGAAGGTGCTGGAGGAGGTCACCGCCGAGTGCAAGGCGGAGGCCGAGGAGGTCCTGAAGGCCGGCGGTCTCTACGTCCTCGGTACGGAACGCCACGAGTCCCGGCGTATCGACAACCAGCTGCGAGGCCGTGCCGGGCGTCAGGGCGACCCCGGCGAGTCGCGCTTCTACCTGTCGCTGGGTGACGAGCTGATGCGGCGCTTCAACGCCGCGATGGTGGAGCGGGTCATGACCACCATGCGGCTGCCCGACGACGTGCCGATCGAACACAAGATCGTCTCCAGGGCGATCAAGAGTGCTCAGACGCAGGTCGAGCAGCAGAACATGGAGATCCGCAAGAACGTCCTCAAGTACGACGAGGTGATGAACCAGCAGCGCAAGGTCATCTACGCCGAGCGCCGCCGGGTGCTGGAGGGGGAGAACCTGCGTGAGCAGATCCAGCACATGATCACCGACGTCATCACCGCCTACGTCAACGGCGCCACCGCCGAGGGCTACGCGGAGGACTGGGATCACGCCAAGCTGTGGACGGCGTTGAAGACTCTCTACCCGGTCAGCGTGACCTGGGAGGAGATCATCGAGGAGAACGAGGACGTCGACGCCGAACGGCTGCGCGAGATCCTCGTCGAGGACGCCCTGAAGGCGTACGCCAAGCGCGAGGCCGACATCGACGCCATGGTCGGCGAGGGCGCGATGCGCGAGCTGGAACGCCGGGTCGTGCTGTCCGTGCTCGACCGCAAGTGGCGCGAGCACCTCTACGAGATGGACTACCTCAAGGAGGGCATCGGGCTGCGGGCGATGGCGCAGCGCAACCCGCTCGTGGAGTACCAGCGCGAGGGCTTCGACATGTTCAACGCGATGCTCGACTCGCTGAAGGAAGAAGCTGTCGGCCTGGTGTTCAACGTCCAGGTGCAGCAGCCCGAACAGCAGCAGCCTCAGCAGGCCGAGCAGCAGCCCTCCGCCGCTCCCGCCAAGCCCGCGGGCAACGGCAAGGCGGCAGCAGCCAAGGCCACCGGCAACGGTAAGCCCGCGGCGGCCGCGAAGTCGTCGAGCAGTCCGCGGCATGCGCGTCCCGTTCCGCCTCAGCCGGTCATCGGTGGCAAGCAGGTGCCCGCCGCGTTGCAGGGCAAGGGGCTCGGTGGTCAGACGCCGCAGGGCTTGACGTTCTCGGGCCCGTCCGAGGGCGGCGGGGTGCAGTCCCGCGGTGATGGGTCCACCAACAGGGCCAAGGGTGGTCCCGCCGCCGGTGGCACGCGTCGGGAACGGCGAGCCGCCGCCCGCGAACAGGCGAAGAAAAACAAGCGCAGGGCCGGTCGTTAA
- a CDS encoding ComF family protein, which translates to MTSRTPSSLLRSAGTLARAAGAAVAAVAELLLPSVCAGCGRLGAAACESCLAELAAGPLAVAPGVAALARHEGVARELVLAQKERGRRDLAAPLGQALARALPRLSRASPDADGTWWFVPVPSRPSAARARGGSHVLALARSCAAHVAGRGGAAAVAPALRLSARARDAVGLDPAARRANLAGRISLDPDGAPAPGTPVVLLDDVVTTGATIDACGRVLAAHGVVVTAALTLTVASRTAAPFPAPGNPAPCHPHG; encoded by the coding sequence ATGACATCGCGAACGCCGAGTTCACTCCTCCGGTCCGCCGGCACGCTGGCGCGGGCCGCCGGGGCCGCCGTGGCCGCCGTGGCCGAGTTGCTGTTGCCGTCCGTGTGCGCGGGTTGCGGGCGGTTGGGAGCCGCCGCGTGCGAGAGCTGCCTGGCCGAGTTGGCCGCCGGACCTCTTGCCGTGGCGCCCGGCGTGGCCGCGCTGGCCCGCCACGAGGGAGTCGCGCGGGAGCTCGTGCTCGCGCAGAAGGAAAGGGGGCGACGCGATCTCGCGGCTCCACTCGGGCAGGCCCTCGCCCGCGCCCTGCCGAGACTGTCCCGAGCGAGTCCCGACGCGGACGGAACCTGGTGGTTCGTGCCGGTCCCGTCCCGGCCGTCGGCCGCGAGGGCCCGTGGTGGCTCGCACGTCCTGGCGCTGGCCCGGTCGTGTGCCGCTCATGTCGCGGGACGCGGCGGCGCCGCGGCCGTGGCTCCGGCGTTGCGGTTGTCGGCGCGCGCTCGTGACGCCGTGGGCCTCGACCCCGCTGCCCGCAGGGCCAACCTGGCCGGTCGCATCAGCCTGGACCCCGACGGAGCCCCCGCGCCGGGAACACCCGTCGTCCTGCTCGACGACGTGGTCACCACGGGAGCCACGATCGACGCCTGCGGCCGGGTCCTGGCCGCACACGGGGTCGTGGTGACCGCGGCGCTGACGTTGACGGTGGCGTCCCGGACCGCTGCGCCGTTCCCAGCGCCGGGAAACCCCGCCCCTTGTCACCCACATGGGTAG
- a CDS encoding ESX secretion-associated protein EspG, with product MNGTALELSVGALAAAAEREGLGTLHPALQPEPMWYPREERDSQRSVLDGELAEAGLVNRRGRLDPDFLDLLPVLTNASLEYFGWLHHDEVTWSALAASRGMLGVLAVRRGDRVTLTTVDHNELPSAFVGVLPEIGPGGGTRWVVRMTDMREGLERTHRDRSIARVIAEITKVMERPVLGGGELYLADRDPSGTYRVLRSPLRVVDTDWGRYLNYRVRVGDEEEFCVQPAAPATVMAALESLRGNLVVMPRQ from the coding sequence GTGAACGGAACCGCGCTGGAACTGTCCGTCGGGGCCCTCGCGGCCGCCGCCGAACGTGAGGGCCTCGGCACGCTTCATCCGGCCCTGCAGCCCGAGCCGATGTGGTACCCGCGGGAGGAACGCGATTCGCAGCGGTCGGTGCTGGATGGTGAGCTCGCCGAGGCGGGCCTCGTCAACCGGCGTGGTCGCCTCGACCCGGACTTCCTCGACCTGCTGCCCGTGCTCACCAACGCCTCCCTGGAGTACTTCGGGTGGCTGCACCACGACGAGGTCACCTGGAGCGCGCTGGCCGCGTCACGGGGCATGCTGGGCGTCCTGGCCGTCCGGCGCGGTGACCGGGTCACGCTCACCACCGTCGACCACAACGAGTTGCCCTCGGCGTTCGTCGGGGTGCTGCCCGAGATCGGTCCCGGTGGAGGCACGCGCTGGGTGGTGCGCATGACCGACATGCGGGAGGGCCTCGAACGGACGCACCGCGACCGGTCGATCGCGCGGGTGATCGCGGAGATCACCAAGGTCATGGAACGGCCGGTCCTCGGCGGTGGTGAGCTGTACCTGGCGGACCGCGACCCCTCGGGCACCTATCGCGTGCTGCGGAGCCCACTGCGCGTCGTCGACACCGATTGGGGCCGTTACCTCAACTACCGCGTGCGGGTGGGCGACGAGGAGGAGTTCTGCGTGCAGCCCGCCGCCCCCGCCACGGTGATGGCGGCCCTGGAGTCGTTGCGGGGCAACCTCGTGGTCATGCCACGCCAGTGA
- a CDS encoding TrmH family RNA methyltransferase has protein sequence MGDKQATSPKDRFLTVYGRKPVLEVLGDGTLDVDKVIVADTARGPAIAEIRRAARDRGVPVRSASAHRVKVLAGNGKQDQGVLADVVAPRMLPLSAALDRGAPPSPLLVLDGITTPANVGMILRTATAAGLPGVVVPRRGVAALDPLVVKASAGVAFRAPVLRCATAEEAAELLVEAGYTLYALGARPDVAPTSLFDVTVPSRVAFVLGGETNGVSPAVANLSAGWVSIPMPGDVESLNVSAAAAVVCFELVRRGG, from the coding sequence GTGGGTGACAAGCAGGCGACGTCGCCGAAGGACCGCTTCCTGACCGTCTACGGCCGCAAACCCGTGCTGGAGGTCCTGGGTGACGGGACACTCGACGTTGACAAGGTGATCGTGGCCGACACCGCCCGTGGCCCGGCCATCGCCGAGATCCGCCGCGCGGCGCGGGATCGAGGGGTGCCGGTACGGAGCGCGAGTGCGCACCGGGTGAAGGTTCTGGCGGGCAACGGCAAACAGGACCAGGGGGTGCTGGCCGACGTCGTCGCGCCCCGCATGCTGCCGTTGTCGGCGGCCCTCGACCGCGGCGCGCCGCCGTCCCCGCTGCTCGTGCTGGACGGCATCACCACCCCGGCGAACGTGGGGATGATCCTGCGCACGGCCACCGCCGCGGGACTGCCCGGCGTGGTGGTCCCCCGGCGCGGTGTGGCGGCGCTCGACCCCCTCGTCGTCAAGGCGTCGGCGGGCGTGGCGTTCCGCGCGCCCGTGCTGCGGTGCGCCACCGCGGAGGAAGCCGCGGAACTGCTCGTCGAGGCCGGATACACCCTGTACGCGTTGGGCGCCCGACCCGACGTGGCCCCCACGTCACTGTTCGACGTGACCGTGCCGTCGCGGGTGGCGTTCGTGCTCGGTGGGGAGACGAACGGGGTCAGCCCGGCCGTGGCAAACCTCTCTGCGGGCTGGGTGTCGATCCCCATGCCCGGCGACGTGGAGTCGCTGAACGTGTCGGCCGCCGCGGCGGTGGTGTGCTTCGAGCTGGTCCGCCGCGGCGGGTGA
- a CDS encoding DUF3558 domain-containing protein, which translates to MKKFVDARLFYLFVLSGVVAGCSNSVSGTPEVEGSVPATTGFSNEVPVELSLDSYLERPCEIVPSEVLDPMGYELEGNEFKPGDGDLGGQIAGLTGPACGWGAADKSQSRVLTVTLLGRDFTQGKDIMDVGRRWHSQGQFELWEESQILGYPVVYWGISDKRDQGNCSLLFRISKDSFIGVSSDLHFDTPERACSDVETVTESILQVLRGGL; encoded by the coding sequence ATGAAAAAATTTGTCGACGCTCGGCTGTTTTACCTTTTTGTGCTGTCCGGGGTTGTGGCGGGATGTTCAAATTCTGTTTCCGGTACACCGGAAGTGGAAGGGTCTGTGCCGGCGACAACGGGATTCAGTAATGAGGTTCCCGTAGAGTTGAGTTTGGATTCTTACCTGGAGCGTCCGTGTGAAATCGTCCCTTCGGAAGTTCTTGATCCGATGGGGTATGAGTTGGAGGGGAACGAGTTCAAGCCTGGTGACGGCGATCTCGGCGGTCAGATAGCGGGGCTTACCGGCCCTGCGTGTGGGTGGGGTGCGGCAGATAAAAGCCAGTCTCGGGTGTTGACCGTAACGCTCTTGGGGCGAGACTTCACCCAAGGTAAAGACATAATGGACGTTGGTCGTCGGTGGCATTCGCAAGGACAGTTCGAACTTTGGGAAGAATCCCAAATTTTGGGATATCCGGTGGTCTACTGGGGTATTTCGGATAAGCGAGATCAAGGAAATTGCTCTCTTCTTTTCAGGATTTCGAAAGATTCTTTTATTGGGGTATCCTCTGATCTGCACTTCGATACCCCCGAGCGAGCGTGCAGTGATGTAGAAACTGTGACCGAGAGCATCCTTCAAGTTTTGCGTGGGGGGTTGTAG